CAGGCCAACAGATTTCCTAGAGACTAATACTAGTACCTTGAACATGATGCTACATCGTCATTCAGCAAGAAAGATCAATTAGACTAAAATGGGAAAAGAACATCTAGCAAATACTTAAAACAAACAGAAAGTTCATATTGCGGAACTAAAAGCTTGGTTCACTAAGCTATGAAACATTATGTAATTAAAAATCTAGATCATATTTGAAGGCTAAGATTTTATagttatttagtaattaatttaagAAGAATATTTTTAGCATAATCATCAAATAGCATATTCCCGTCTTTAAACAGAATGGAATGTGCAAGTATCTGAGGACAGCAAACATGTATTATAAGCAGGTGAGTGCATGTATGCATGTGATCTGTCATCAATGGGTAATTTAGATTTCTTTATCTGAGATTATATTTAAGACGAGCAAGTACCAATTGATAATCAGGTTTAAACACTTGGTGGGATAACTATATATAAGAATCCATTTTCCCGTCCAGCTCTAACTTGTGTATTTTGAGACTTTTTTTAATgcaataaaaaaagaataaagaaccCACTAGCCACATCATCTTTAATTAATTGAGAAATATTCTTTTATATGAACAAGGGACAATCCATGAGAAGAGAGTTAGATGAAATAAATCCTTCAAGTTTAGGAGTTTATGATGAGGAAAGCTACTCCAAATTCACAAAGTAGTTCTCTGGCCCATTTGAAATGGCTCGGAAGTTATGTCCATTtaccccccccccccaaacaaGAATTGTTAGCATCTGACACTtctaacttaatcaaaataagcACCATCCATCtccatttaaatttaacattgcCCTATTGTAAACATCAAAAAATCATTTAGCTAGAACAGAAATAGAATAGCCACCAAAAAATGTCTCATGGAATGGTGGCCTAATCACCATGCAACATACATGCAAAAAGACACTGGACTACcacattaaaacaaatataattacCACAGAAAAATAGCAAGAAATGTCATCCTCAGTATTGTAAGAAGCTTACTGTGATGACATGGAAGAATCCTGAGCTTCTCTCCAATGGTATAATCTTCAAGACATACTGCACACGTTCTTGAAGTAGAATTATCATCTAAGACAGCAGTGAATATCAAGCTAGGCATTGCTTTTACTAAACGCCTGCTCATTCCATGAAATTCACGAACTCGAGAAGATCGAGGACGTTCACGCCTAACGTGATATCTGCGTACAAAGAAACAAGTCGCAAGCACAGCTGAGATGGCAAGTAGAGAAATAAAGGAGATGGCCATGATTGACCATGCTGAGTTTTCAAAAGTTGGGCTTAGCCATAGCTCGATATCAGGAGACCCAGTATACTTTTTGAGTATTTCACCAGAAGCTTTGGAAACAAAGACAGCATGTATCTTTATGCCAGCAGCATTCCCTGCCactgtaaatatatatattacgaGGAAAAGTTAGAGGCACCATATAGAAAAGCATAAATGTTGTTCAAGGACAATAATAATGACtgatagaaataaatatatgCCACAAAGGAATTactaaaagataataataaatttggaaCAGAAAAAAGATATGCATAAATGAACAATGGAAGCATGTTTATAGATGTGAATGAAATAAATCTTGGTATAGGTTTGGTCCTAATTCTAACTCTTCTTGAAAGCCTTCCATTATCCAGCAAGAAGATGCCACTATACTATATAACATATCTTTAATGTCAGCACTCTCAGTTTATTTTCAATATGCTTAAGCAAGCAGTATCTCCCAGACAGCTTATTCCAACATCCAAAAAGCTATTTGTTGAAGATGATTCAGCAATTACAGGTGTGATTAATTAAAGCAATTATAATTTGATTGGTGTAAGATTTTACTCAGCCAGAAGTAAATCTAAAGAAGTAAAGATATCAGCATGATGAGTTTTCATAGTAAACTGTTTAAGGGTAATATGCACACTGCTTTAAACAATCACATAATACACAATTGAGTTttacatgaattaaaatgaaaattcaaaGTTATTCACACAAATAATGCCTCAGAAACAAAACCAAGAGTGGAATATGATCATGGAGACCAGATAAATTGCAGAGACTTAGTAGAAGATAAAGTCATAAGGCAATTCAACGGGTTTCAAGAAGCCAACAGGTTACAtacaatttacaatttatttcTATCAGCATATTCTGTTAAAGATCTTCTAGAGTCTATTGACAACAAAAAAAAGGGTCCATTATATGCATTTAAATAGTGCTCCAATAATGATTACTGGCAGTAAATTGCTTGAATGGCCCAAGTATCATTATAGAAAACCAAGTATACCAAAAGTAAAATATGCAATTTCAATCATTGAAAACAAAAAAGATCATTTTAAAGAAATAGGACATTACTTGCAACCAAGAAACCATCATCATTGTCATAGACGATAGCGGCTTCGAATCCTGCCTTTTGCACTCTCCTTACTTTATCATCAAAACTGCACCCTCCTCTAATAACCAGCGCAAAGGGGGAAGTAATATTGGAACCTTTTTCAACTTTATTACTCAAATCCGAACAGGCATCAAGAGGATTTGCCAAATATAATATCCCACATTGTCCTGTCCCTTCAATTGCCGGAGCTGAAAAGTACCAACCAACAACAAACATCAAACAAGAAATCAATTATATTGTCaataaaaataagttaatcaaacaTAAATTACTTCAATTTGTCATTAATGTACAGTTCACGTAAACAATAAATTAAATCACATATTTCTTCAAATTAAATAAGTTGAGCAcaatatacaaaaaatatatatattcaacttggAGCTCTCATAACACCTAAAGATCCAATCTTTTTCTTGAATTTCCAACACTTCGTCAGGATCCAAACAGGAAAAGCTGAAAACATAtctgtaaagaaaaaaaaacgaaatGAGCTTACCGAAATTAGCCTCAACATCGTCGAAAGAGAGAGTAATGTTGCTCCCAATCAGCACCACACTAGCTGATGTCATCCAACAAACACCCAGTAAACAGAGAAACCTTAACAATAATACCACGACACCATTCATCTTcatccaaaaattatttttttaaaatccaaaaataatccTAAATCGCAGTCGAAAGAAAGAGATATGTTTCTGTTGGGGATTGAGAAGGAAATGGATACATCAGCTTCCATTAGCGAAATACAAATGGATAGAGAAACAGAGCAACAAAAATAGAAACCCTAATTCTGCTTCCAAAGTTTGATGATTTACAGTAATTTCCTATTACAATagaattttgtttgtttttccttttAGCTATTAATTCAAACAAAATCTCAGAAAcgaaatgatttttatttttttccttccgTTCCAATTTACAATCATCCGATTACATGACAGAAAAATGAGAAAGCGAGAgagagagatttttttttttttgggtacataaagatattatattttatatttcttgaTAAAAGCTAGTGTTTTTTTTTGGAGAGTAAAGCTGTGGCTGTTTAGTTTAATCCGGAAGTTTAAGCGTTTTTGCCGCGGGAATTTAATAAAGTTTTGACCTGTTACACAGGTAAACGGTagacattattatatttaaaataaaactatataaaattgtCATCCCTTATTATGATGTGGTTAAAGATGATTTATTATTGGCTTAATACCTCTTTTGGCCCCTCTACTATGCTAAATTATCACTTGAGTACTTATACTATTTTTATCAGTTTAGCCCATGTACTTTACTTTCATTTTGTATAGCTTGTTAACTCAATCcaattttccattaaaaaaattttaaatcaactaATGACACGCTGCCATAtgtcaaaaaaggaaaaattatttaaaaattaaaaaacaaaaatatcattaaaattagaaaatttaaaaatcataagttatttcgaaaataacaaaatattttagGATTTATAAGTATGTGAAActtcaaaacaaattaaaaattttcataaaaattttaaaaatttttgtttgtttggaATTTAAaggtttttggaaaaatttagaaCTTTATGGTAGTttctgaaattttttatatatcttaaagaattttgaatttttttactaaaagatagcattagggtctgtttgattgacggaattgattttccggaaaatcatttccaacttttccagtgtttgattggcggaaaacattttccatttggaaaatgaactccaaaacaagggaaaatgggttacattttagggaaaatgtcttaccctttcaatttccgtaagacattttctgtgctctcctctctatcgcctccttcattccttccttcatttccggtagaaaactgtttttttttatcgattttccagtaacttgttttttttaattattcaatacttg
The sequence above is drawn from the Gossypium hirsutum isolate 1008001.06 chromosome A05, Gossypium_hirsutum_v2.1, whole genome shotgun sequence genome and encodes:
- the LOC107957482 gene encoding receptor homology region, transmembrane domain- and RING domain-containing protein 2 isoform X2 — translated: MKMNGVVVLLLRFLCLLGVCWMTSASVVLIGSNITLSFDDVEANFAPAIEGTGQCGILYLANPLDACSDLSNKVEKGSNITSPFALVIRGGCSFDDKVRRVQKAGFEAAIVYDNDDGFLVAMAGNAAGIKIHAVFVSKASGEILKKYHVRRERPRSSRVREFHGMSRRLVKAMPSLIFTAVLDDNSTSRTCAVCLEDYTIGEKLRILPCHHKFHAFCIDSWLTTWRTFCPVCKRDARTTVGDLPASESTPLLSTSPSSVSSVLSCVRSRIASSSSIQIDTAAWTSPPASHAHSLASIPSIQPSVRSYHHSPSMSYS
- the LOC107957482 gene encoding receptor homology region, transmembrane domain- and RING domain-containing protein 2 isoform X1 — its product is MKMNGVVVLLLRFLCLLGVCWMTSASVVLIGSNITLSFDDVEANFAPAIEGTGQCGILYLANPLDACSDLSNKVEKGSNITSPFALVIRGGCSFDDKVRRVQKAGFEAAIVYDNDDGFLVAMAGNAAGIKIHAVFVSKASGEILKKYTGSPDIELWLSPTFENSAWSIMAISFISLLAISAVLATCFFVRRYHVRRERPRSSRVREFHGMSRRLVKAMPSLIFTAVLDDNSTSRTCAVCLEDYTIGEKLRILPCHHKFHAFCIDSWLTTWRTFCPVCKRDARTTVGDLPASESTPLLSTSPSSVSSVLSCVRSRIASSSSIQIDTAAWTSPPASHAHSLASIPSIQPSVRSYHHSPSMSYS